From a single Lolium rigidum isolate FL_2022 chromosome 7, APGP_CSIRO_Lrig_0.1, whole genome shotgun sequence genomic region:
- the LOC124674720 gene encoding uncharacterized protein LOC124674720, producing MAPSLTAWASPLASSRLSCAKKQNHRLCSVRCGSGSQGSGGNDNGTPPVVRAAVSAITELLRALSPSKKPRQAAESDDTELELPRSVEDVVAVLEADYQRAYFLTGNFSLGIYAEDCLFEDPTIKFRGRSRYSQNLDLLVPFFDSPSLELENIEKGLRVDTKFVIATWTLRTYLRLPWRPLIAIRGNTTYDLDEEYKVVRHAESWDVSALVAIGQLFVSTPKQTGS from the exons ATGGCGCCAAGCCTAACCGCCTGGGCATCTCCCCTTGCCTCTTCTCGCCTCTCCTGCGCAAAG AAGCAAAACCATCGACTCTGCAGTGTCAGGTGCGGCTCCGGCTCACAGGGAAGTGGCGGTAATGACAATGGCACACCACCGGTCGTCAGGGCGGCGGTCAGCGCCATCACGGAACTGCTCAGGGCCCTTTCTCCCAGCAAGAAGCCAAGGCAAGCTGCAGAATCCGACGATACAGAGTTGGAGTTGCCTCGCAGCGTGGAGGATGTGGTTGCCGTTCTTGAAGCTGATTACCAGCGTGCTTATTTCCTCACCG GGAACTTCAGTTTAGGCATATATGCTGAGGATTGTTTGTTTGAAGATCCCACCATAAAGTTCCGTG GAAGGTCTAGATACTCTCAGAATCTTGATTTGCTAGTGCCCTTCTTTGACAGCCCTTCGCTCGAACTTGAAAACATAGAAAAG GGTTTGAGGGTCGACACGAAGTTTGTCATAGCAACATGGACGCTAAG GACATATTTGAGGCTCCCATGGAGGCCCCTCATAGCCATCAGAGGGAACACAACCTACGATTTAGATGAAGAATACAAG GTCGTTCGGCATGCAGAGAGCTGGGACGTCTCTGCCCTGGTGGCGATCGGTCAGTTATTCGTCTCGACTCCGAAGCAGACGGGCAGCTGA
- the LOC124674719 gene encoding zeta-carotene desaturase, chloroplastic/chromoplastic — MAMAATSCALVPAFVAGRRRAPPRRRAAATVLRCSLDSNVSDMGVNAPKGLFPPEPEHYRGPKLKVAIIGAGLAGMSTAVELLDQGHEVDLYDSRTFIGGKVGSFVDKQGNHIEMGLHVFFGCYSNLFRLLKKVGAENNLLVKEHTHTFVNKGGVIGELDFRFPVGAPLHGIQAFLRTNQLKVYDKARNAVALALSPVVRALVDPDGALQQVRDLDDVSFSDWFMSRGGSRESITRMWDPVAYALGFIDCDNISARCMLTIFTLFATKTEASLLRMLKGSPDVYLSGPIKKYITDRGGRFHLRWGCREVIYEKSPDGQTYVKGLRISKATSSEIIKADAYVAACDVPGIKRLLPSEWREWDMFDNIYKLDGVPVVTVQLRYNGWVTEVQDLEKSRQSQKAVGLDNLLYTPDADFSCFSDLALSSPADYYIEGQGSLIQAVLTPGDPYMPLPNEEIISKVQKQVLDLFPSARGLEVTWSSVVKIGQSLYREAPGNDPFRPDQKTPVKNFFLSGSYTKQDYIDSMEGATLSGRRTAAYICGAGEELLAVRKKLVVDDSEKALGKVQVLQTS; from the exons atggccatggccgccaCGTCGTGCGCGCTCGTCCCCGCCTTCGTGGCCGGCCGGCGCcgcgcgccgccccgccgccgtgccgccgccaCCGTGCTTCGCTGCTCCCTCGACAGCAACGTCTCCGACATGGGTGTCAACG CGCCCAAGGGACTGTTCCCGCCGGAGCCCGAACACTACAGGGGGCCAAAGCTCAAGGTCGCCATCATAGGTGCCGGCCTCGCTGGCATGTCCACCGCCGTGGAGCTATTGGACCAGGGCCATGAG GTTGATCTGTACGACTCCCGCACGTTTATCGGCGGCAAGGTCGGTTCTTTTGTCGACAAGCAAGGGAACCATATCGAAATGGGCCTGCATGTCTTCTTCGGCTGTTACAGCAACCTTTTCCGCCTTCTGAAGAAG GTTGGGGCTGAAAATAATCTACTAGTCAAGGAGCACACCCATACTTTCGTGAACAAAGGGGGCGTCATTGGTG AACTTGATTTTCGGTTCCCTGTCGGAGCACCATTGCATGGTATACAAGCATTCTTACGAACTAACCAACTCAAG GTTTATGATAAAGCAAGAAATGCAGTTGCTCTTGCTCTAAGTCCAGTTGTTCGAGCTCTTGTTGATCCAGATGGTGCATTGCAGCAAGTACGAGACTTGGATGAT GTGAGTTTCAGCGATTGGTTCATGTCCAGAGGTGGTTCTAGAGAGAGCATCACAAGAATGTGGGATCCTGTTGCTTATGCTCTTGGTTTCATCGACTGCGATAATATCAGTGCTCGTTGCATGCTTACTATTTTTACCCTGTTTGCCACAAAGACAGAGGCTTCTTTGTTACGCATGCTAAAGGGCTCACCTGATGTTTACTTAAGTGGCCCAATAAAAAAGTACATAACAGACAGGGGTGGCAG GTTTCACTTGAGGTGGGGGTGCAGAGAGGTTATCTATGAGAAGTCGCCTGATGGCCAGACCTATGTTAAAGGCCTTCGCATCTCCAAG GCTACGAGCAGTGAGATAATCAAAGCTGATGCATACGTTGCAG CTTGTGATGTCCCAGGGATCAAAAGACTACTGCCGTCAGAATGGAGGGAATGGGATATGTTTGACAACATATACAAATTAGATGGTGTTCCTGTAGTCACTGTTCAGCTTCGCTACAATGGATGGGTTACTGAAGTCCAAGACCTTGAGAAATCAAG ACAATCACAAAAGGCGGTTGGCTTGGATAATCTGCTCTATACTCCAGATGCGGACTTCTCCTGTTTTTCAGACCTTGCACTTTCATCTCCTGCTGACTACTACATTGAAGGACAAGGCTCCCTGATCCA AGCTGTGCTAACTCCTGGTGATCCTTACATGCCATTGCCGAATGAGGAGATCATTAGCAAGGTTCAGAAACAG GTCTTAGATTTGTTTCCATCAGCTCGAGGCTTGGAAGTTACATGGTCCAGCGTGGTAAAGATCGGACAATCGTTGTACCGTGAAGCTCCTGGAAATGACCCATTTAGACCTGATCAGAAGACACCAGTTAAAAATTTCTTCCTGTCTGGCTCGTACACGAAACAG GACTATATCGACAGCATGGAGGGAGCAACTCTCTCTGGTAGGCGGACAGCAGCCTACATCTGCGGTGCTGGAGAGGAGCTGTTAGCCGTCCGGAAGAAGCTTGTTGTTGATGACAGCGAGAAGGCGTTGGGGAAGGTTCAAGTGCTCCAGACGAGTTAA